tatatagagATAGGGATCAAATCATAACTACATAACACTTCAAAAAGTCACATTCGTTTAAGTTTAATCTCATCTTAAAAGCGTGGTAAAAAGAAGAAACAGTTGGATTATGAGCTTGAAATAGTAATATGATACATACCCATTCCAAAGAATAGTATGGAACTTGCCCAGTTAACATCTCCAACACAGTGCATCCTAGACTCCATATATCAGCCGGAAGTCCATAACCGTTAACTTTTCCATTTACAACCTGCATATTACCACAGTAAAACTTCAGCATCACTGCTTAACCTAATAAGAAtcttaaaatgaaaaatctttTATGTAGGTGTGTATCTCATAAAAGATCACTGTTTGGATCGAAAAATCTTCAATCACTGTTTGGATCTCCAATCACATATGTTTGAAATGCATCTTCAACATTACTAACGTAATTTCATCGTAGTCCATGCAAATATCAAAAAAGATAGGACACAATTaacattttgaaatttcaaagattATTTTGGAATATCAATAAAGTGGGAGGGTTGATATAATCCAACAATTTCAAAGACCAGATTGAGTATTTACTCTACTATAAAGTAATGCTTCCCCAGATTGAGTACCCTCTTGATGTCCATGCTACACTTCAGAGATTTATTGTTTCAACTTTACAACTAACCCTACTAAATGATGTTAAGACAACACATTGTTTCTTAATCAATTATGTATGGTAAGATTTATCTACATATGAACTGAGGTTCTAGGTGAAATCCCAATAACTTTAGAGACAATCAAAGCAAGTATTTGAACTAATAGAACATTACATCTAACTGTATATTTATGACAATTTAATTTCATTCAGCaagcagaagaagaagagcATAAACTTAATCTACATGTAACAATTATTGATCCAACTACTTCACTTTTAAAGAAACAATTAAGAAGTTACAAACAATGTAGTAAATATGTTGATTGTTGAACCATTATTCAGTAATTCTCTTTCAAGATAAGATTGAAAACAAACCTCTGGTGCCATCCAGAATGCTGTTCCATGGCATGATTTAATATCATTCAATATAGTTACCTGAAAAACAACAGTCACAGAGTAAAATTAGTAAATGGAAATTATATTTTATGCAACTGAAGGTAGTTCAGATTCCATGACTGAAGTCAAAGGTCACCTTTGCCAATCCAAAATCTGCAACTTTGACAGATCCATTTGCATCAACCAATATATTTGCACATTTAATATCCCTTCAATTAGGAGGGAAAATAGTTAGGCCATATTTACAAAAATTGCTTAGTGGCACTACAAAACTGCTACAAAAATACAGAAAACAAATATGCTAAAGAAATTGTGACACCATTAGAATTTCTGATACTGAAACTCTTATATGACATATGTTTCTAGAGTTTCAAGTTATGAGAACAAGTTAAAATGATTATTACACtctatatatcattttttgcTAAGGCTAAATATCATATTTGCTTATGATATATTTCAACTACAACAAACAAGACAGATATCCAACTGTATAACTCACTCTAATCATACCAGAATAACAGGATTCATCTTTATTCTATACCACAAAGGATAACAAAGTAAATAAAGTTTGGGATCACCTGTGAACAATATTGCGATCATGAAGATACTTCAAACCATGCAGAATCTGTCTCGTATAAGCAGAAACTTGGGAATCTCGAAGTTTATACCTCTGGTAGAGGCGTAAAAGGGAACCTTTGGTTACCAACTCGATAAAGATATATAGATTTGATTCATCCTGCAATAAACAACAAGCAGAATGTATTACAAACTACAGTTCAAGATAGTAGTTATAGGATCCAATGACAAGCTGACAAGCAAAGTACCATTTCAGTGCCAATGTATCGAACAATATTCTCGTGTTCAAACTGACTCAGAAGTGCAATTTCCTGAGAGTGAGAAAACATTTACATGAAAAAATAATGAGAGACAAcaaagtatttatttataagcCTTTATCTTCATAAAAGGATTTTGATTAATGGAAAgttgaattataaaaaaattatgaagcaaTAGAAAGAGTAAGCATGTCTGACTGTCTTAACTCTTACGTGCTCCAATTGAAAAACACTTTGCTTTCCCCGAATCCCTTGATCAAGCAATGAAGCTTGTTTTACAGCAAAAAAGAATCCATCTCTGCAGTGGTTATCAGAAAGGGAATAAAACTGGTAGTCATTGTTACAAAAGTGAGAAACAAACCCAAAAGATGAGCATGTTGAATAGAAGGTATTAGGTAACAATTTCACCGACAACAACATGATTTCCCCATCAAAAAGGACAGCCCGGTGCACCAAAGTTCCCGCGTATGCAGTGTCCGGGAAGGGGTCTCACCAATTGGTGGATTGTACACAATCTTACcctattttttacacaaaagGCTGTTTTCAGGACTTGTGCCCATGACTTTTCAGTCACGTGACAACAAATTTACCGTTGTGTCAAAGCTCCCCCTATAATGCTCACTTTTGACATGCATTTTCCAATAGGATGGAAGTGGCAATTTGATCCACCAATCCAGCAttcatccaatccatccatatattaattcatccacaaacagttttttttaatgaattggaACCATCCACCATATTCTAAAAGTCCAATGGATTACCTCAACACATTCgttcaataaaatataaacaatttttttaagggaaaaagatGGTTTTGTTCTTGTTCATTGTTGACTAGGAGTTATGTGAAGatgattttcaatttcattatgTGAAGAATGCTCGCAACGTTACAAATCCAAAGAGGGGTTTGCTTTCATGAAAGAGTAGTAAATGTAAAtatatgaagcacggatactcCTTAATTTACAccaaattatgtcatttttttaaattataatcgGTGTCGGTGTTTCAGTATTTTGTTGTCACGTGTCTGTGTCCATACTTCATAGATGtaaatttaaatgttaataCTATGCCTTCAAGTCCTAATTATGTTCTTGTATTTATTTGATAGTAAGTAACTCAAAGAAAGTTAGTGttagttttaaaattaaagGGAGTGTAAATGTCATTTTAATAGATCTTATTAAAAGAATGCTTCAAGACCTTATTAAAGAAGGTCGGTGTAAGTTTTCCTTAATTTAATAAAGGTTAAACatgttattataatattataaaaatttttataaaattttatttaaaaatatgaatgttaCAATATTAAAGAAGGTGATTgtaatttttcttgaaaaaaccaaaatggaaaaattttgaggactaaaaattgaacaaatatttagataaattaaaacaagaaatttgtatatttaacGCGTTTAATAATATGAATGGTAGAAACGAAATAAGATACAAGTAAAGAGGGCAACACTTACACTGTGTTTGGTAGGCGAGAGATTgaggagagagagaaggagaggagagaaagagagaagaaagtgaCAATTTCTCTAGTTTGGCACATCGAAGAAACAAGGAAGAGAGAACAAATATGGCTGGGCCCCACCTGTTTCAATTTCTCTCCAAGGATGCGAAGAAAGTGGAGGGAGTGAACTGTACTAGATGATTTTCCCTTCTTACCCCCGTTTTGGTTTTTGTCTCATGCAAAGATAAtgttaacatttattttttttacaaaaaaagcAAACGGGatgcatgtttttgtttttaattttaattaaagactGCACATAAATTAGGAAGTGGGAATTGACTAAATGAGATGGGTTGTGTGTGCACGGGTGTGAATCAGTTAATTAATAATGAAATCATAATTTAAATTAtctcaattaatatttaaattaaaatgaatataatagtataattatttaaattaatcttCTTAATTAGaccttgctcaaaaaaaaaatcttcttaattaaaccaattaaaaataattgaagaaatttattaaattaataaataaattcacatacaaattaaattgaatttaatGGATTAGGGGTATTATAGtacttttatatataatcaacacttctctcttttatttctctcttctctctcttttaccaaacaatacatcaaatctactctatttctcacttctttctctcttcactAACTCTCTTTCACTTATTTCTCTCTACTCAACTTCTTCTCTAAACTAAACATACCCTTACTGAGAAATTCCTTCATATACAAATCCAAACGAACCACTACCCAAAAGTTCACCCTTTTCCCAACTCCCAGGAGTAATAACTGGCATCAATCTCAGATTAGAAAATGTACAATTCGAGCAAGTATCCCTTTGGTTTCCCACTTCACCAACTtcccatttttcttctacttcatctatcttcttctcttctctcaaaTGATCCCAGGTTGACCATGTGTCGTCCACAACCAGGGATAGATCCACCATAAGGCATGGTGTGTTTATAACCACACCAGattttttccaatatttttttttaatatctatatcaaAATGAGTAAAAGGTTGAACAAGCTTAAGAAAGTGATGGTTGTAACAGGGAACTATGTtgggaagaggaagaagaagaagatgaaaactGAGAAGTAAAAGAAGAGCGGTCTTGAACTTGATGTGTGTAGTTGGCGTTGCCATGTTAGTAGTATGCAGCTGGTTATTTGTGTCTTCTTTCCTAAGAGTTGGGTTTGGGTATCTGTTATTTTCTTTGTCAATTGATTTTGGGCCATTCACTTGCTTTCTTTGAATCTGCTTAGTTGACGTCGCAACAtcttaattttctatttttattaggATTGGTGAACTTCCTCTCAACTTAAGTCAGTCAACATATTACTAGTATTTGTCAAGTGTTGACCGGGCTCACTACCGATCATTTGTGGTaaaactatgaagcacggacactcctcgaaTTAGGCGTGTCCTATTGTCATGTCCGataccgacacttgtaattacactgaattatgtcattttttcaaattattatctgtGTTGGCGTGTCAGTGTTCGTGTCGTGTCCGGTGCTCGTGTCTGTATCGGTGTTTCATAGGGTAAAAGTGTCCTAAACGTAGATTTGATGTGGTTTTTTTCAAGTAAGATGGGATATGGTTAGTATAGTTGTTTGTTATTGGTTAGTATAgattaaataaagaataataattagatATTTATCAAAGTTAATATACATTGTCATACCCTGTATTAAGGATTCAAACTTTCATCTATTTGTTTTCCTATTGATCTTTGGATGTATCAAAATTGTATAAACAAATATCTCTTATGTTAGTCATATTTATCCTCATATTTGTTTTTAGATAGTCGAATTAGTCTTTGGaagtgtttttttgttgttcaaTTCAGTCCTTACAATTACTAACTAATCTATCATGTAACAGAGCTTAGGATGGCGTGATCTTGACGCTCGTGTTGATGACAATTAGGTACGGCAGCAAAGGTAACCCAGTGCGGCGGTAACCGTTCTCCGATGGAGGGGAAGGGACCGACAAAACATATAGCCGCTCCGACGCTCAAATCAGTATATGATCGAGGTGGAAAAAGCATGTAAACGTAGGTGAATGGTGACTGTGATTCGTACATAGGCGTGGCAGCAATGCCAAGTTTAAATAGACTAGCAGGTTCGTATGCGCCGTGTATGTGCTAGCCATTAGACTTCAAGTAAGAATATATTTCAACACTTTTATGAGCATAGCTGATGTGCTAGATTTGGTTTCACTAAAATGGATTTGCAGATAATGTCCCATTCAACTTTTTgtccttttttcatttttcttgatttcacTCATAATATCCCTTCCAACCTATGTTGAACAATATGTTAATATATCTATTCTTTAAGTTTGTTATAGGTAGGGAGTAAAACTAGATAATATAACATTTACATTTTTCTACTTCATTCGCAGTTGATTATGGGTGGGGAGtacaaattaatttatatttttacatgGACCAAAATTCAAGCGACTCATATTTTCCCAACACTTATAGCATCGAACTCCAATAACTTACCTTCATGTTATTGAAACTTCATTAACAGTCGATTTGTAGTTGAATATTATTGGCAAAAAAACTTAAGTCTTGTAAATTTGAAATTAGCATCTTTCAATCCACTTGGATTAGCATGGTGGTATTGAATTGAGACATTGGAGTATGCTCCTCCTCAAGTTCTCAGGTTCGATTATCCTTGATgccaatttaggtgggctaatttagcttattcaaaaaaaatatatcgtaagaaaaaaaaatcaaagaagggGGGAGCTTGGAAAGTTCCCTGTTAAGAgtaactaaaaccaaaatagttttttaagcAACAGTGAAAGTGATTGCTCTAAGCATGGCATTACTCATGCATAGTCTTCCATTGACTTTTCTCCAGTCAAACATCTAGTTTTTTTGTTATGTGACTAATTTATTCAAagtactttgttcaactgatcATGTAGATAACAATTTTGATATCTTTGCCACTTGAGTTGGAACTTGTTGACAATAATGAATACTATTTAATAGGCTACATTGCCACTTGAGTCGGAACTTGTTGAcaattatgaatattatttaataggCTACAAATTGAATATTCAAGTATTGTTGGAGAAAAACAACTATTAATATTCATGCCCAAAGTCAGTGACTCAAATTTGTGACACTCTCTTTGTCTCTGAACATTTACCTTTCTGGAATGGGGAGAAATTCTTCATTGCAACTAAGTATTCTTTGCTTCAATATTGTCCTGTTATTGTTGGCATGGTCAAGAGTGAAAAGAAGCCACTGCTTAGTGCCGAAACAAAAGTCTGTTATGAGCATAGGTGTTGTGCTTGATTTGGTTTCATTAATGGGAAAACATCAAAAGATAGCAATGGAAATTGCAGTCAAAGAGTTCaacaaccaattgagttcgtcCAAGCTGGATTTGCAGATAAAAGATTCACATGGCAATTCTGCACAAGTTATTTCAAGTGGTAATTTCCCTTCCAACTCTTAAAGTTgcattaaaaatgtttttatctAATTAATGCACGCCGCGTTTAGTCTTAAATTTTGATTCATCAATCAAACGCATCATAGGTGTtcagtttttttgacaaataaaatagTATTTGGACACTCTACCAGCTAACATGAAGTAGAACGAGAACACCCAATTCCTCTCACAACCTGAAGAACGGTCGCCCAAAAAACCCCACTTGTAACTATATCATTAGATGCAACACATGAATCTTTTCCCCAACCGTTCTAGACATTTTTGACAAATAGTAGACCACAACAGAGAGTTAAAATGAACAATCAAGTGGGTGTGTACTTATCCCCTCCCACTAAAGTTGTATCCCACAGTATTTCCTTATTTTGGTGACATATCTTGTACATATCCGAGTCTGTCATAAGATATCCTGCAGTATTGCGTTGTATCAGTGACATATCTTGTCCTAAAAATGAATCCTGCAGTATTTCCTTATTTTGTTTCCAAACATATTATAAAAACCAAATAGTTTCCACTTTTCTCTATTATGAATCATGATTATGTATAGACCGATGATATTTACATTCACCTTTCTCATGATGGATTTATTGTGTAAACTTTGAAGTAAAAATAAACAGTCTAACCAACACCATTACGCTTTTATAAATATAGTTATGGATCTCTCACGGAGCAACCAGGTGCTGGCCATCGTAGGAACGATTACACACAACGAAGCAACACTTGCTAGTGAATTCGACGACAACATAAAGAACACTCCTATCTTGTCTCTAACTTCATTTGCTGGCAGACAAGAATTATTATCTCCTAGATTGCCACATTTCATCCAACTCGGAGATGATATTAACCATCACATCCAATGCATTGCAGCAATTGTAGGAGAATTCAG
Above is a genomic segment from Medicago truncatula cultivar Jemalong A17 chromosome 5, MtrunA17r5.0-ANR, whole genome shotgun sequence containing:
- the LOC11428810 gene encoding mitogen-activated protein kinase kinase kinase 1; this encodes MATPTTHIKFKTALLLLLSFHLLLLPLPNIVPCYNHHFLKLVQPFTHFDIDIKKKYWKKSGVVINTPCLMVDLSLVVDDTWSTWDHLREEKKIDEVEEKWEVGEVGNQRDTCSNCTFSNLRLMPVITPGSWEKGELLGSGSFGFVYEGISQDGFFFAVKQASLLDQGIRGKQSVFQLEHEIALLSQFEHENIVRYIGTEMDESNLYIFIELVTKGSLLRLYQRYKLRDSQVSAYTRQILHGLKYLHDRNIVHRDIKCANILVDANGSVKVADFGLAKVTILNDIKSCHGTAFWMAPEVVNGKVNGYGLPADIWSLGCTVLEMLTGQVPYYSLEWVSAMFKIAHGELPPVPDTLSRDARDFILQSLKVNPDDRPTAAQLLDDKFVQMSFSQSSGSASQHIPRRGY